The following nucleotide sequence is from Cercospora beticola chromosome 2, complete sequence.
GAACTGCATATACATCACCTCCGGGTTGCCAGTACCCGTCTTCGTGTACGCGGCTTCCTCGTCTCCAACGATTGTCTTCTGCAGTCCAGAAGATGCTCCCGCCGATCCTGGAGCAATCGCAGCTTCGGTTAGCAGTTGCGTCTAACAAACTCGCTCAAGTGCGATGAAGAATGCAGCTGCCTCTGCCACGGTGCCGCCGCACGTCAGGAGACCGTGGTTCTTCAGAATAACATTCTTGTGCTTAGGTCCTAGAGCATTTGCAATCCTGGTGCCTTCCTCTTTTGCAAACACTACGCCGCCAAAACATTCGTACACCGCCAAGTCGTCGTAGAACATGCAGGAATCGGCATAAGAGATCAGCTTCTACCATGGCCCACCTTGAAAATGCAGGATACTCACCTTGGTTAAGCATGTCAATCGGTTGTCCAAAGTTACTCCAGGCTCTTCCATACGGACTGTGTACGTGACAAGCAGCATTGATGTCCGGTCGTGCTTTATGTATGGCAGCATGTATGATGAAACCAGCAGCGTTCACTGGTAGATCTGCTCCGCCAATACGGACTCCTTCTTCATTGACATGGACCATGTCGGATACTTTGAGAAGGCCGAAGTGTACGGCATATGGATTGATCCAGAAGGTGTTCGTTACGACTGGGTCTAGACACAAGTCAGCGGGATTATGTATCGTGCACAGGAGACATACATACCTCTCACGCTAATATGTCCGCTGCCGCCATCTGCGAAGCCAAGTTTCGCAAAGATGCggaatgctgctgccatttgcTCGAGTTGCCATTTCCGTTCTTCTGCTTTATCTTCGAATTGGGGTATTCGAGCACGAGATTGTGCTTCGGTTTGCCGCTTGCTATAATTAAGCCCAGTTTGCACTGTAACTTGGGCGTCAAAGGAAGCCTCTGTGATTGTGGTAGTGGTTGACATGTCTGTACGACTGGCGTAACCGCAACAGAGAACTTGTTGATCAATTTGGTGGAGTAGCAAATGGGTCAGTCGGAGCTGATGGCGACGTGCATGACTCGGTGCATCAATGACCGAGATCGAGATCCTTCACGTACAAGTCGTCCGCTTGAAGTGCATCGAGAATTGCATGCACATCTTGAAGGTCTTGCGAGGGTATCATTTGTGCCAACTAGCAATGCTTATTTCATCAGAAGCGTTCTTCGTCGCGACCGGCGTCGATACAGTCCTAGCGACACACAAGCAAGCAGCGCAAGAGCTGCCAGTCCGACAACGAGCAAGGGCCGATCGACGAGCCAAAGCACAACTGcgacatcgtcttcgtgccACGTGCCACCAGGGCTGTGACCGAAGAAAGTGTACTCTTCCGAGTAGAACTCCAATGGCAGGACGCGAACAATGTCTAGCGACATGACATCAGTATCCGTATCGTGGACGTGAAGATTGAGCTTTATGCAAGCATGAGACTCACCAGCATCAGTTCCCTTCGCCCCTCCTGCAGACCACCACTCCTTCACCATGTCACTCGCAAACTGTGGCCCAGTACTCCAAAAGATAGTCACATACGGAAACACCAACCACCTATTCCTCGGCATCAATCTCTTCACCATTCTTTCCATCAACGGATGTTTCGCTCGACTGGCCATCAAGTCATTGTTAAGCCCCAAGGGTGTAGCCTTCGGCAGCCATGCAGGCCACCTCAGCAAAGGCGTCAGGGGTCGCCGACAGGCGATGTCCAAATCCATATAGATACCTCCGAAGTGGTAGAGGATGAAGTATTTGATAGCATCGACGCGTTGGATGGGGTAGCGGTAGGAGTCGTACGTCGGGAGGAACCAGGGGTAATGCGTTTCGAGCAGGGCGcgggaggcggaggcgttCCAGGTTGTGATGGTGAAGTTTGGGTTGTGAAATTGGCAGAGCTCAGGAGCTTTTGAGCCCATGGAGGGAATGAGGGTGCGGTCAGTATGGGTTTCGTAGAGGTTCTCGAAGAATATGAAGTGGATCGCAGGCGGAATGTCGTAGTCGGGGGATGGGGATGGAgggtaggaagtatagtcgTATTGCAACTTTTGCCGGTCGGCAGTCGATTGCTGCAGTGCTGTGGTGTACTCAAAGGGGAAGTCGTTGAATGAGATGGATGAAGAGCCAAGGAAGTGGTCGAAAGATATCTGTTTGACGGCCAGATGGAGGAGATACACCAGATAGAGAATCGGTACGGCTTTGAAAATGAGTGACAAACGTCGGGACTCCATGATGCGAGAGTGCAATTCACCTTCAACAGGCGAAGATCTGGTCAGTGAGAGAACATTGCAATAGAAGCCTGCGAGACATTGTGCTCATAACCATACATCGTATTGCGCCTTTGCGGGAGAACAGCCCGTGGTTGCCCCATGAATAGACTTCTGCTTCGCGTAAGGGGCGCGCAGAGATCGTTTGATCACCGTTGTTACAACCATCCAAGCTCAAGTACCGCGTCAGGTGCAAAGCTCTCATTGGGGTTGGTGTCTACAAAGATCCAAGGATATGATCAGAGCTTTACGATCGAAAGTGTGCCGCACCATCCAAAGTCAACGTCGCCGTTTCCAAGCCGGCGCTCGAGCCACGACATGACTGCGTTAATGGCAAATGTGTATGAGCCTTAGTAACCATCGAAGCCATGAAGGTCTGGACGACGACGCGTGTACATCTGGTAGTATACTTTTAGCGATGCTGGCACGAATCTCCCGCAAAGAGCCTGTGCGTACAGCATTGCCAGCCATAATGGATGCTTCTGACGGGAGATGAGGCA
It contains:
- a CDS encoding uncharacterized protein (CAZy:GT32) — translated: MESRRLSLIFKAVPILYLVYLLHLAVKQISFDHFLGSSSISFNDFPFEYTTALQQSTADRQKLQYDYTSYPPSPSPDYDIPPAIHFIFFENLYETHTDRTLIPSMGSKAPELCQFHNPNFTITTWNASASRALLETHYPWFLPTYDSYRYPIQRVDAIKYFILYHFGGIYMDLDIACRRPLTPLLRWPAWLPKATPLGLNNDLMASRAKHPLMERMVKRLMPRNRWLVFPYVTIFWSTGPQFASDMVKEWWSAGGAKGTDADIVRVLPLEFYSEEYTFFGHSPGGTWHEDDVAVVLWLVDRPLLVVGLAALALLACLAQMIPSQDLQDVHAILDALQADDLYVKDLDLGH